The Bacillus zhangzhouensis region TGATTTTATACTGACTATACAATCCGCATACTGAGCTGCTTGATTTAAGTCATGTAAAACCATTACAATCGTTTTTTTATATTTTTTATTTAGTTCTTTTAATAAATCAAGCACTTCAATTTGATGCGCTATATCTAAAAATGTAGTAGGTTCATCCAACAATAGTATATCTGTTCCTTGAGCAAGCGCCATGGCGATCCACGCTCTTTGTTTTTGTCCACCTGATAAACCGTCTAATTTTCTTTTACGAAGGTCAGTCAGTTTTGTAGCTTTGATCGCCCATTCAACCATGCGAGAATCTTCATCTGTTTCTCTCTTAAAAAGAGTTCGATAAGGATGACGTCCGAATTCAATGAGATTTTCCACAGTTAGTCCTTCTGGAGCAATTGGCGATTGAGGTAAAACTGCCATTTTCTTAGCAAGCGTTTTTGATGGTAATTCCTGAATGGATTGACCATCTAATAATACACTGCCCTGCTTAGGTGTTATTGTATTTGCTAACGCTTTTAATAGAGTAGACTTCCCGCTCCCATTTGCTCCGATAAACACCGTCACACTTCCAGCCTGAATCTGAAGATCTACATGATTCAACACCTGAAATTGACCATAAGAGAGGGTTACTTTTTCAGCAGATAATTTCTCCAAATTGAGCACTTCCTTTTTTAACGTGTTCTCGATTCGTGACGTAATAAATATAAAAAATAAGGGGCACCTAGCACAGCGGTTAAAATTCCAGCCGGTATTTCAACTGGAGCGATAATGGTCCTTCCTAATGTATCAGCAGACAGTAATAGAATTGCACCTACAATTGCTGATAAGGGAAGTAACTCTTTTGCCTTTGAACTAGTGATTCTTCTTGCAATATGAGGTCCAATTAAACCTATAAATCCAATGGAGCCAACTGCTGCTACGCAGCTTCCTGCAATTAACACTGCAATAACAATCCATAATATGCGAGTACCTTTAGGGCTCTCTCCTAATCCTTTTACTAACTGATCATGTAGCAAAAGTACATCTAACTTATCTTTTAACATCCACACAATTGGAAATAAAACCATAAAACATAAAACAAGAACATACAATTGATCATATCCTCTGCCAAATAGGCTTCCTGCTAACCAAATTAAAGCAGCATTGACATCTCCAGGGAACTTAACCATCATATATTGCATCACTGCTTGACATAATGCACCAATCGCAATCCCTGTCATAGCAAGCGATGCTGGCTGCATTCGATATTTGATCGTAAAAAAAAGAAGGCTTGCTGCTGCTAAGCCGGCACCTATAAATGCAGCAATTGGCAGTAGAAACACAGGTGCAGTTGGAACTAGTAGAATAATCAACATGGCCCCTACTCCTGCCCCTTTTGTCACACCAACTACATCAGGAGACGCTAATGAATTACGAACGACGCCTTGTAGAATTGCACCCGAAACAGCGAATCCTGCTCCTGATAAAACTGCCAAAAACACTCTTGGTAATCGATATTCAAAAATAATAAATGATTGATCTTTATTGAACCCAAGTAAATTCGTTAGAACCGTCATAGGGTGAATTGCTACTGCGCCAATTCCAAGGGAGATAAGAACCATAAAACATAATATACTCATTAGAATTGAGTAAACAATCACTTTACGCTTCTTGCTCAGCATTTTTCATGCCCTCCCTTCTCATTAAATGAATGAAAAACGGGGCACCAATCATTGCTGTAACAATTCCCACGGGGGATTCGTAGGGGAAAGAAATCAACCGTGCAACAATATCTGCATATAATAAAAGTGTTGCCCCTGCCACAGCAGATAGCGGTATCAACCACTTATTATTTTCTTCAAATAGTTTTTTAACTAAGTGTGGAACCATAAGACCTACAAATCCAATAGGACCACTAATAGCAACAGCTGAACCAGCCAAAAATAATACTAGTAGACTAATTACAACCTTCATTCTAATGACGTTTTCTCCTAATCCCTTCGCCGCTTCATCTCCAAAACCTAAAATATAAATTGATCTACTTAGTAAAAATGTAGTAGTAAGGCAAAGAAGAGAAAACGGAAAAATTGTTCGTACATCTGCCCAATTACTACTACTAATTGATCCTGCCATCCAAAAAACAAGGTCTCCTGCTGATTGATTTGTAATGACTAACCCTTGTGTAATCGAAGACAAAAAGAGGTGAACTGCCATCCCAGTTAAGGCAAGTTTGGTTGGAGTGATCCCTCCCTTTGAACCGATGATAAAAACAAGAGATGCCCCTACAGCAGCTCCAAGCAATGCCACCCAAACCGTTTGAAAATGATACCCTGGTAAAATGATGATTGATACACAGACAGCAAGAGTAGCGCCTGCATTCACTCCGAAAATCTGAGGCGAGGCAAGTGGATTTTTTGTCAGTGATTGCATTAAAGCTCCTGCTACTGCCAAATGCGCTCCAATTAAAATAGCAGCAATTGTTCGAGGCAAGCGAATTGTCCATACAGTTAGTTGCAGTTTCGAACCATCCAATATGTATAAAGAACGAATGATATCCCAAATATCGTTCTTCATTGTACCTATACTTATGCTCAGAAACATTCCTAAAATAAGGAAACCCAACAAACAGACTAACTGATAACCATTTTTGCTTTGCCTAACATGTTTTGCTCTTGATGTCACTTTCACACTTCCTTTCGCATCATGTTGAAAAAAACAGGAAGAAGCAAGGAATATCCCCTGCTTCTTTTATTTAATCCTTTTTATAAACCTGTTTGAGGATATCCTTTGCCATAATTTCACTTGATCCTACACCTCTAAAACGTGTGTAAAGATTACGATCCCCTTCATATACCTGTCCTTTTTTCACAGCTTTTAAGTTTTTCCAAATAGGATTCGTTTCCCATTTGTCTAAAATCGTCTCTATATCATCTTTTGAAATAAATAAAATATCAGGATCTATCTTGCTTAGTTGCTCTAAGCTCACATCTTTATATGCTTCATCAGATGTAACAGCATGTTGAAAACCTAACTTTTCTAAGATTTCACCGTCATACGATGTATTTGTATGAATATTAAAAGAATCTTTTCTAGCTACACCTAGCATAATTGTTCGATTTTCGGCTTTTGGCAATTTTTTATGTAAAGATGCCATTGTTTGTTCATGCTTAGATAGAACACTTTTCCCTTTTTTATCTAAATATGTTGCTTTTGCAATGGTTTTTAAAGCAGATATTTGCTCACTATAAGTAGATTCTCGGCTCTTCAATTCAATAGTCGGGGCAATGTTTGTCAACTGTTGATAGATCGCTTTATGACGTTGAGAATCAGCAATGATTAAATCCGGTTTTAATGAGCTAATGACTTCAAGGTTGGGCTCAGCTCGTGTTCCTACTGATGTATAATCAATCGTTTTACCTACTAACTGAAAAATCATATCTTTTTTATTATCATCTGCAACACCTACAGGCTTTAACCCTAACTCATTTATTGCATCCAAAAATGAAAGTTCTAGCACAACAATACGCTTAGGCTGTTTGTTTAACTTTGTAACACCTAGGTCATGCTTGATTGTAAAACTCTCACTTGATGTCTCCTGGGTATTTGATTTGGAATCATTCCCTTTTTGGCAACCAGAAGCAATCAGTACAAATGCTAAAAGTAGACTTACTGTTAAAAACATCTTTTGTTTCATCATGGTGTGAATCAAACCTTCCTGTTTAATAATGATAATCATTATCAATAAATATATATCATTCTGCTGATTCTGTCTAATTTATTTAATTAAAAAAATTTCTAATTAGAAAACCATGAATTCAAATTGAAAATAACTTCTAAACAAGATGGACTTCTAGGAGACAAAAACGCTGGTTCGTTGAATACCTTTTCATCATCTGCTTGGACATCTGTGTATGATAGAATGTGATATTTGAGGCATCAAATCAGAAAAATGTCTTAAATTGAGATCAATGGTATTTTAGTATAAAAACAACCGCAGACACTTACCTCCATGCCATCCAAAAAATGAGGACCAAGCAATGGAAATGTATCTGCGGTATGTTCAATAATTAAACTTTGTGGGTGTTTAGTGGGTTCTTAATAAAAATGCTAAACACCTTTAATCCCTTGAGATATCAACCGTTAACCTATACTGCCTTCCATCTCAAACTTAATCAAGCGGTTCATTTCAACGGCGTATTCCATTGGCAGTTCTTTTGTGAATGGTTCGATGAAGCCCATGACGATCATTTCTGTTGCTTCTTCTTCAGAAATTCCGCGGCTCATCAAGTAGAATAGCTGCTCTTCTGATACTTTTGATACCTTCGCTTCATGCTCTAATGAAATGTTGTCATTTAGGATTTCATTGTAAGGGATCGTATCAGATGTTGATTTGTTATCCATGATGAGTGTGTCACACTCAATGTTTGAGCGTGCACCCTCTGCTTTGCGTCCAAAGTGAACGATTCCGCGGTACGTCACTTTACCGCCTTGTTTCGAAATTGATTTCGATACGATCGTTGAAGATGTGTTTGGTGCAAGGTGAATCATTTTCGCACCTGCATCTTGGTGCTGACCTTTACCTGCTAAGGCAATACTTAATGTCATACCACGAGCACCTTCACCTTTTAGGATGACCGCTGGGTATTTCATTGTCAGCTTAGAACCGATGTTTCCATCAATCCATTCCATTGTTGCATTCTCTTCACATACTGTACGTTTTGTGACAAGGTTGAAGACGTTGTTTGCCCAGTTTTGAATCGTTGTATAACGGCAATAGCCGCCTTTTTTCACGATGATTTCAACTACCGCACTATGAAGTGAGTTTGTTGTGTAAACTGGTGCTGTACAGCCTTCTACGTAATGCACATGTGCGCCTTCATCAACAATGATCAGTGTACGCTCGAACTGCCCCATGTTTTCAGAGTTGATACGGAAGTATGCTTGAAGTGGTGTATCTACTTTGACACCCTTTGGTACGTAAATAAATGAACCACCAGACCATACAGCCGAGTTAAGCGCAGCAAATTTGTTGTCAGTCGGAGGAATGACTTTTGCCCAATGCTCACGGAAGATGTCCTCGTTTTCTTTTAATGCGCTGTCTGTATCTTTAAACACAATGCCTAGATCTTCAAGATCTTGCTTCATGTTATGATACACAACTTCAGATTCATACTGAGCAGATACACCTGCTAAGTACTTTTGCTCTGCTTCTGGAATCCCAAGCTTATCAAAGGTTTGTTTGATTTCTTCTGGCACTTCATCCCAAGAACGCTCAGAGCGCTCAGATGGCTTTACGTAGTACGTAATTTCATCAAAATTTAATGCATTTAAATCTCCGCCCCATTGTGGCATCGGCATGTTGTAAAAGTGCTCAAGAGATTTCAAACGGAAGTCGAGCATCCACTGAGGCTCTTCTTTCATACGAGAAATTTCTTCAACGATCTCTTTTGTCAGTCCGCGCTCAGAACGGAAAATGGAAACGTCTTTATCAGAAAAGCCGTATTTATATTCACCAACATCTGGCATTTTTTTAGCCATCCATTTTCACTCCAATCTTTTCTTATGATTTGCCGCTATCTTCGGCAGTTGCGCCTTTTTCAAGCGCCTTCCATGATAATGTTGCACATTTGATGCGGGCTGGGAACTTTGCCACTCCCTGCAGCGCTTCAATGTCACCAAGATCAATGGAATCGTCGTAATCTTTTCCTTGCATCATATCGGAGAAAATCCGAGACATTTTCAAAGCTGTTTCAATATCTTTCCCTTTAATCGCCTGCGTCATCATTGAGGCGGATGCCATCGAAATCGAGCATCCTTCCCCTTCAAATTTCGCATCAGTGACTTTTTTATCCTCGATTTTCATCGTGAGACGAATACGGTCACCACATGTTGGGTTGTTCATATCGACGACAATGCTGTCGTTTAACACACCTTTGTTTCTCGGATTTTTATAATGATCCATAATCACTTGTCTGTACAGTGTGTCTAAATTTACATTAAAAGACATTCGTAAAATACTCCTTTGTCTTACGGAGCGCTACAATGAGCCGGTCAATCTCTTCTTCTGTATTATACAGATAGAAGCTTGCTCTTGCAGTCGCTGATACACCAAGCCATTTCATGAGGGGCTGTGCACAGTGGTGTCCAGCACGAATGGCGACACCTTCCGTATCAAGAACAGTTGACGCATCATGCGGATGGACATCATCTAAGTTAAATGTCACAAGCCCCGCTCGGTGCTGCGGTCCATAAACAGTCGCACCGTCAAGCTCCTTAAAGCGCTCAAGCGCGTAAGTGGCAAGCTGATGCTCGTAACGGCTGACTTCCTCCATACCGATGTCATTTAAGAAGTCAATTGCTTTTCCTAGTCCAACTGCTCCAGCAATAATAGGTGTTCCCGCTTCAAATTTCCACGGCAGCTCTTTCCATGTGGAATCATACAAATCCACAAAGTCGATCATTTCTCCACCAAACTCAGCAGGCTCCATATTATTCAAAAGATCCTTCTTCCCGTAAAGTACGCCGATGCCAGTCGGTCCACACATTTTATGCCCGGAGAATGCGAAAAAGTCACAATCTAGATCCTGAACATTAATTTGCATGTGCGGGGTGCTTTGCGCACCATCGACGACAATGACTGCCCCATGATCGTGGGCAATTTTGGCGATTTCTTTAATCGGGTTGATGGTTCCTAAAACGTTTGAAACATGTGTGACAGCGACAATTTTCGTTTGATGTGTGATGGTTCGCTTCACATCTTCAAGCGATAGCGTACCGTCGTCCTGTAACGGAATGTATTTCAATGTGGCGCCAGTTGCTTTTGCTGCTTGCTGCCAAGGAATGATATTCGCATGATGCTCCATGTGCGTAATGACAATCTCATCGCCTTCTTTGAGGTTTGCTCTAGCATAGCTGACCGCCACTGTGTTTAGTGCAGTCGTTGTACCTCTAGTAAAAATAATTTCCTGGACAGACGAAGCACGGATGAATGCACGAACTTTTTCTCTCGCCCCCTCGTACGCGTCCGTTGCTCTTGTGCCAAGGGTATGAACACCCCGGTGGACGTTCGAGTTGTACGACCGGTAATACTCATTCATTGCATCAATAACCACTCTTGGTTTTTGAGAAGTCGCTGCACTGTCCAAATACACCAAATCATGTCCGTTCACTTGCTGATGAAGGATTGGAAATTGCTCACGAACGTCTTTGATATTCATTATTTTACTTTCCTTTCAATTACAGAAACGAGCTGCTTTTTAACTCCTTCAATCGGCAGTTCTTTGACAACTGGATTTAAGAAGCCATAAATCACAAGTCTTTCTGCATCTTCTTTGGAAATTCCGCGACTCATGAGGTAGTACAATTGAATTGGATCGACACGTCCAACAGATGCGGCGTGCCCTGCTGTCACATCATCTTCATCAATTAATAGAATTGGGTTTGCGTCCCCCCGTGCTTTCTCACTCAGCATGAGGACACGTGATTCCTGCTCTGCATTAGACTTTGTTGCGCCATGCTCGATTTTACCAATTCCGTTAAAAATAGAGGATGCTTGATCCTTCATCACACCATGCTTCAAGATATACCCTTCAGAGTTTTTACCGAAATGGATGATGCTTGTTGTAAAGTTTTCTGTTTGGTTTCCTCGGCCGACAACAACTGATTTCGTATCACCGAAAGTTCCGTCGCCCATAAGCTTCGTGATGTTTTCAGACACGACGTCCCCATCATTCATCAGGCCAAGCGCCCATTCGATTTTACTGTCACGGCCATTTGCCATACCGCGTCTGTTTACATACACTGTGACACCTTCTGCTAGATTATCAACAGCACCGTAAGTAACGCGGGCATTAGCTCCCGTGAACACTTCAGACACGATATTGAATATCGCCTCTTCAGGTTTTGCTGTACTAATGTAGTTTTCTACATATGTCACTGCACTATGATCGTCTGCTATGACGATGACATGGTTGAAGAGAGTCGTATTGTCATTTTCATGCAGATAGACGGCTTGAATTGGTGCTTCAAGTTCTACATTTTTGGGAACATAGAGGAAAGCTCCGCCATTGACTAAAGCAGCGTGTAAAGCTGTTAGTTTATGCTCATCCACTTTCACTGCATCTGTCATGAAATATTGTTTTACTAAATCTCCATGCTCACGGATCGCTGTATGAAGATCAGTGAAAATCACACCCTTGTCTTTCGCTTCAGCTGAAAGAGACAAATAGGCTGGTGTTTGATCACGCTGAATGTAGACTGTCTTATCTGTGTCCTCTAAATCAATAAGAGATTTCACTTCTTCCGGAAGCTCTTCTAATGATCCAAAAGGCGCACTTTCAACTGTATGCTGTTTGAAATTCGTTAAATTCCATTTTGAAATATTCGTTTTGTCAGGCTTTGGCATTGGGAGGTCTTCTGCTTTTTCAAGAGCCTGTAAGCGAAGGGAGCTCATCCATGCCGGTTCCTGATGCTTCTCGGAGAAGCTTTTGACATAATCTTGATCTACTGATAATTTCGTTTCTAATGTCATCAATAATCCTCCTAACGCTTACGCTTCTTGACCAACAGTTTCGTCTTCAATTCCTAGTTCTTTTTTGATCCAGTCATAGCCTTCTGCCTCTAGACGCTGAGCAAGCTCTGGTCCGCCAGATTTCACGATACGTCCTTGCATCATGACATGAACGTGATCTGGTGAGATGTAGTTCAGCAGGCGCTGATAGTGAGTAATCATTAAGCAGCCGAAGCTTTCGCTGCGCATTTTGTTAATTCCTTTAGAAACCACTTTCAAGGCATCGATATCAAGACCAGAATCAATTTCATCAAGGATCGCAATTTTAGGTTCGATCATCATTAATTGAAGAATTTCGTTGCGTTTTTTCTCTCCGCCTGAGAAACCTTCGTTTAGGTAGCGCTGTGCCATATCTGGGTCCATTTCAAGGAACTCCATGTTTTCGTCCATTTTGCGGATGAATTTCATTAGAGAGATTTCATCGCCTTCTTCTCTGCGAGCGTTAATAGCAGAACGAAGGAAGTCCGCATTTGTGACACCGCTGATTTCAGATGGATATTGCATTGCAAGGAAAAGACCTGCTTGAGCGCGCTCATCTACTTCCATTTCAAGTACATCTTCGCCATCTAGCAAAATGCTGCCTTTTGTTACTTCATATTTAGGGTGTCCCATAATTGCAGCAGATAAAGTGGATTTACCTGTACCGTTTGGTCCCATTACTGCGTGGAATTCTCCACCTTTTATCTCGAGGTTTACACCCTTTAAGATTTCTTTCCCTTCAATCTCAACGTGCAAGTCCTTAATTGTTAATGTTGAAGCAGTCATATATCGATACCTCCAAAATAATCATTATTCTCAATTTATTCTCATTCTAATTTTATAACAAATTAAAAGTGAATACAACACATTCACGATAAGCGTGTGAGGATGCTCTCAAAATTCTAACAAAAAAAACCCGTAGATAAAAGGATTTATGTCGAAAAGACTGTTTTCATAAAGAAAGGACGGGAAACTGTTCTCCCCGCCCCTCAGCTATTAATAGCCTTGTATATTCATTTTTGCGAGCTGTCTTTTCTCATCTCGATAGGACTGCTCTCGTTTATATTCCACTTTCATCCGTAAGTCATGGTCTCTTTCGTACTCTGCATAGCTCATGCCATGAGCTTGATGCATGGCCTTTTCCATCTCGGCGGTATAGTCCAATCCCAGTGTACTATGGTCCGAACAAATAATAAACCATTCCCTTCCTTGAGTGTAGCTTTATTGTAGCAAACATATGCTGCTTCACTCAAAAGAGATATGACACCCGATGATGGCATATTTTCTCACACAATTGGGTGAGAAGCGCTCAACTCCCTGATATGGAAAAATACTGTGTTTTGCTGCCTTTAATGCGTCTGTCCTCCAAATTCATCAATACATTGCTGAACGACAGTGATTCCTTGGCTGAGTGCTGCCCCGCCGCCAAAAGCTGCCGCCACGCTGACAATCTCCAGCAAATTCTCTTCTGTCGCCCCCTGATCGAGCGCTCCCTTTGTATGATAAATCATGCAGTATTCATCCTGTGCATGAATACTGATGCCGAGGGCAATCATTTGTTTTTCCTTTTGCGTTAATGAATCACTTTGGAAGCACTGCTCCGTAAATTCATTGAATTTCTTCCCAAACAACGGCATTTTCTTCTGGAATTCACCCATTGCGGTTTTATAATCCGTCAGTGATTGCTGCATGGATCCGCTCATATGCTGTTCATTCATCTTGATTCCATCCCTTCAGGTCATTTGTACGTTTTTATTATGAGCGAGATTTGAAAAAATACACAAAAAACCTCGCTTGGATAGAAGCGAGGTTGCAGATTGTTGATAAAGGGCTAAAATGATCTTTATTTTAGCCCTTTATCTTCCTTTCAGCGTGATAGAAAACCTTTGCAGTCTAGGAAGGGCGAGTACCGGAGCGGAGCGAATTTGACATTCGTGAGCACCGGAGCGCAGAACTGACAAAGAATGCGAGGGTTTATCTACATGCTGAAACCTCGCTTCGATGAAAGCGAAGGTTGAAATGTTGTTATTCAGATACAGGCAATACTGCACCGTCATATTTTTTGTCGATGAATTCTTTGATTTTATCAGAGTGAAGAACTTCCATTAATGCCTTGATCTTATCTGATTTTTCGTCACCTTTGCGAACCGCAACAATGTTTGCATATGGGTTGTTCTTTGTTTTCTCAAGTTCGATTGAATCTTTTTTCGGATTCAATTTATTTTGGATTGCATAGTTTACGTTGATAAACACAGCATCGCCTTCACTATTTTCATAGGCTTTCGCAGTTAATTCAGGCGCAATTTTTTTGAATTTTAGTTTCTTTGGATTTTCTTTAATGTTCTTTACTGTTGCGTTGATTGTATCAACCTTCGGATCAAGCTTGATGACACCAGCATTTTGCAGCAGGGCAAGCATACGGCCTTGTTCAGCTACGTTGTTTGTCATGATGATTGTGCCGCCGTTTGGAATATCTTTTACTGATTTGTATTTCTTAGAGTAGATACCGAAAGGCTCAAGGTGAACCGCACCAGCACTCACTAGGTTATAATCTTTGTTTGATTTATTTTCTTCGTTTAAGTAAGGGATATGTTGGAAAAAGTTCGCATCCACTTCTTTTTCAGCTAACGCTTTGTTGTACATTTTATAATCGCTAAGCACTTTTACTTTTAAATCGTAGCCTTTTTCTTTTAGCAGTGGTTTTGCTTCTTCAAGAATTTCGGCATGCGGCGTTTTTGAAGCGGCAACCGTAATGGTTTTGCTTTCACTTGCGTTATTAGATGAACCGCATGCAACTAAAATACCTGCAAATGCTAGAAATAGTGCACTTAATATCAATTTCTTCATGAATAAATCCTCCCTTAACGTTTATCAATTTTATTTGTAATCAAATCACCGATTATTTGAATAATAAAGACGATGATGAGAATAAACACAGTGGCTACAAGTGTGACATCTGTATTACCAGATTGATATCCTTCCACATAGGCGAGGTCACCAAGTCCGCCTGCTCCAATTGCACCTGCGATCGCAGTAGAGCCAATCAGAGCAATTGCTGTTACGGTAATACCTGAAATAAGCGCTGGCAATGATTCTGGCAGCAATACTTTGAAAATGATTGTCGACGTTTTTGCTCCCATTGATCGTGCTGCTTCAATGACTCCTTTGTCTACCTCACGCAGTGCAATTTCGACAAGACGTGCATAGAATGGAGCTGACCCTATGACAAGGGCAGGGAGTGCTGCATTTGGGCCTAGAATCGTATGCATTATGAATTTCGTAAACCCTAGTAATAAAATAATTAAAATGATAAAAGGAATCGATCTGAAAATATTGACGACTGCCCCAATGACGGTGTTAATCGGTTTATTTTCCCAAAGACCGCCTTTACTCGTTAGAAAGAGTAATAGTCCAAGGATAATACCAATGGCAAAGGCAAATGCCAATGAAATCAGTGTCATATACACCGTTTCACCTGTTGCACTCCAGATGACGTCTAAATCAACGTTCGGAAACCATTTCTCAAACATGTGTCATCACCTCGATTTCAACCTGTTTGCTTTGGATATAGGCGATGGCTTTTTCTACCTCGGTCTCTTCTCCAGTAATGTGGATAAAAAGTGTTCCAAACGCGCCTTCTTGCGTTTGAGAAATCTTCCCTTGAAGGATGTTCACATCGACATTGAAGGATCGAATGATCTCAGTGATCAGCGGCTGCTCGGCAGAGTCTCCAATAAAGGACAACCGTACGACCTGACCTTCTTTTACTCGTTCTAAGACGTGCTCGATTGTTTCTTTCGCTTCCTCTGGTTCTGCAAGCTGTTTCACAAATCGTTTCGTCATTTCTTCCTTCGGCTGTCTGAAGACGCGTAATACTTCGCCTTCCTCGACAATGCGTCCATTTTCCATGACCGCCACGCGATGACAAATTTTGCGAATGACGTGCATTTCATGTGTAATGAGCACAATCGTGAGCCCTAACCGTTTATTGATATCCGCCAAAAGCTCAAGGATCGAATCGGTCGTTTGCGGATCTAGCGCAGATGTCGCTTCGTCACATAGAAGAACCTTTGGATCATTTGCTAATGCTCTCGCAATGCCGACACGCTGTTTTTGCCCGCCGCTTAGCTGAGACGGGTATGCATTTTCTTTTCCTTCTAAACCGACCAATTGAATCAGTTCATTCGCTCGTTCTCTCCGTTTTAATGTCGGTACACCTGCGATCTCAAGCGGGAACATAATATTTTGTCTCACCGTTCTTGACCATAGCAGGTTAAAGTGCTGAAAGATCATGCTGATTTCTTGTCTTGCTTTCCGAAGTTTCGCATTTGATACTTCATTGATCCGGTTGCCTGCCACTTCAACAATTCCTTCTGTTGGCAGCTCCAGACCGTTTAATAGGCGAATAAGCGAACTTTTCCCTGCACCGCTATACCCGATAATTCCGAATATTTCACCTTTATCAATATCCAAGTTGACGTCTTTCACGGCATCAACATTTCCGCTTTTTGAATGGTACGTTTTTGATACATTCTGTAAATGGATCACAGTCTGATCACCTGCTTTCTTGCTAAATCTATAGTTGCCATCACATACGTTATTGATTCTTCCTGCTGTCATGATTCTAGCCTGACGCCAGCTCAGTAAAAAAGACCTAACTGCAACGCAAGCAGAAAGGCCTTTTATGTCAATTACGCCTTTCTCTCATCTTTCAAAGCGCTGCGGCTTTGAGTGAATTGGCACCAATTTCAGCTATGCTGACGGTTGCCGGGTTTCATAGGGCACGTCCCTCCACCTCTCTTAATAAGAGAAAATATGTTGTTTTATGTGATGTTCATGTTTTTACTTAACGTAGAATATCATGCTATATCAGATATGTCAACGCTGTAAATCGCTAATTTCCAAGTAAACAACTACGTTATCATTTTTCGAAAAAAACCGTTCGTCAGCCAAAGCACTGCCTCTAGTCTAAGGAGCGCACGGAATGACCCTTTCACTTTCACTTGTCCCCTGCTGATTAACTGCTGTAAGGACATATCTCCATCTAATAATTGAAGAATTTCTTTCCTCTCACCATAAAAGATGAGATCCGATAACTCAATTGCAGGCAGTTTCTGCACTTCACCACGTTCATCCACAATCAATGTACAAGAGTCCG contains the following coding sequences:
- a CDS encoding methionine ABC transporter ATP-binding protein, which codes for MIHLQNVSKTYHSKSGNVDAVKDVNLDIDKGEIFGIIGYSGAGKSSLIRLLNGLELPTEGIVEVAGNRINEVSNAKLRKARQEISMIFQHFNLLWSRTVRQNIMFPLEIAGVPTLKRRERANELIQLVGLEGKENAYPSQLSGGQKQRVGIARALANDPKVLLCDEATSALDPQTTDSILELLADINKRLGLTIVLITHEMHVIRKICHRVAVMENGRIVEEGEVLRVFRQPKEEMTKRFVKQLAEPEEAKETIEHVLERVKEGQVVRLSFIGDSAEQPLITEIIRSFNVDVNILQGKISQTQEGAFGTLFIHITGEETEVEKAIAYIQSKQVEIEVMTHV
- a CDS encoding SCP2 sterol-binding domain-containing protein gives rise to the protein MENVKAHGNTGQRLLLKPLLSSSSLKITFEAETDSCTLIVDERGEVQKLPAIELSDLIFYGERKEILQLLDGDMSLQQLISRGQVKVKGSFRALLRLEAVLWLTNGFFRKMIT